In the genome of Drosophila yakuba strain Tai18E2 chromosome 3R, Prin_Dyak_Tai18E2_2.1, whole genome shotgun sequence, one region contains:
- the LOC120321732 gene encoding E3 ubiquitin-protein ligase RNF181 homolog isoform X3: MQLLNLACLKQTMSDYFEELGHEPTGPQGANDLARNLKRLQVLAIMNGIDMEIEVPEASRRAILELPVHEILKSEEDGDLECSVCKEPAEEGQKYRILPCKHEFHEECILLWLKKTNSCPLCRYELETDDPVYEELRRFRQDEANRRERENTIMDSMFG, encoded by the exons ATGCAGTTGCTGAATTTAGCGTGCCTCAAACAAA CCATGTCGGACTACTTCGAGGAACTGGGCCATGAACCCACTGGACCACAGGGTGCAAACGATTTGGCCAGAAACCTCAAACGCCTCCAGGTTTTGGCCATCATGAATGGCATCGATATGGAGATCGAGGTGCCCGAGGCCTCCAGGCGAGCCATTCTGGAGCTTCCAGTCCACGAAATCCTGAAATCGGAAGAGGACGGAGACTTGGAGTGCTCCGTTTGCAAGGAGCCTGCCGAAGAGGGCCAGAAGTACAGGATCCTTCCCTGCAAGCACGAGTTCCATGAGGAGTGCATCTTGCTCTGGCTAAAGAAG ACGAACTCCTGTCCCTTGTGTCGTTATGAACTGGAAACTGATGATCCTGTTTACGAGGAGTTGCGCCGGTTTCGGCAGGATGAAGCTAACCGACGGGAGCGGGAGAACACTATCATGGATTCCATGTTTGGTTGA
- the LOC26536038 gene encoding mediator of RNA polymerase II transcription subunit 15 isoform X1: MWIPMGRLSDWLLPLAFVVILVSPSQATGTASQPAPINRSPRGSHNSSGIGDSELSASERSRRLIPYMAFYLPAPELPINQQYATKHSSSAGGAQLQAPLPSPGRIPVPVAYMPQQKHHSHHHGPPHPPPVPHYQSGAGEVYHSLAIGSHQHQHAPPHPSPGHVKEQQAINNSGASYIAYKPLNPTHKHKTVQHFPPLPPSPKEQVQQPQQQQHQHHLLLHHQQQQQPQQFEILSPSLGAPQSQRQRGKQSKINLTPFTAQNTLPGQFIPIIYTPVNSKPSSSADAINYNNIQSNLKQPEIVYKNSHQAQIVTDYAAGAAASAEQPSSSVEKERGGKVVEQEDHGAQEEAVEEPQQPQQHQQVPNNPSIGYASVSVPDSSAVTATTSSKNALIIHQKSPHFGHSSKYESYFNMAPPPTSVAHHPHQQHPHMTPQEKYVLYLQQRMKHQKHQHLQQQQQQKQHYEFSHPMVPAQSNTLAGSHQPPPQHSHLHPHHSQTKTHHPNKYDALYVRPDATAGQQVLHIPLRALMAHVQEQSHSQSQLQAESQAQSPRHDYVKDEPLGSPAPPQFIDYLIDGPRQSLEEEQQHSQHERPSAHQPPQHAYILVTTTAPHIEHQPAPQMHPEISTPRPPILYNQQPTLRLQPVHTYKATRRPIYVTTPSPAVSPTSSHTVEITPKYVYVSGKPPSAHNPELPLREPSTVTPIKLKPVYKYAHERPPLTPAYVPEDQDQLPDIRTSSLAEILHKLQASNHLPQTLTPENIDNSIKTLIRILQNLKQTQTIVANPPQHHEEHTSSSQDYDYSTGSEEEHHSQSDKAVARPKGPNKHPGPSTGRPGIDYPNYAEIPQTSFECTKQRYKGFFGDPETNCQVWHYCDLNGGKASFLCPNGTIFSQIALTCDWWFNVKCSTTAQLYVLNERLYKYILPFNPKFPEDYNGPIVDKYLAMKFQEMEEKMRKEKQRKATQQAQKPEEAPSTLPALPKNHKPEPKHGSGINAQVYEQSSEKNLLIDDEIDDISERGTYDTFEQTAPTTIMAPTSTQDTQSFVLKPIVVSSTPQPLPEIDFEVEPTAPGSSEEEDHLQSLRETKEVEKKTRESTRVSVEKLEVIEIKTDGNTGQLMPIKSSSK, translated from the exons ATGTGGATCCCCATGGGAAGATTGAGCGACTGGCTTCTGCCATTGGCATTTG TTGTCATTCTTGTTTCCCCGAGCCAAGCCACTGGCACTGCGTCCCAACCAGCTCCAATCAATAGGAGTCCCCGAGGCAGCCACAACAGCAGTGGCATCGGCGACTCGGAGCTGAGTGCCTCAGAGCGAAGTCGACGACTGATACCCTACATGGCCTTCTATCTACCAGCGCCCGAGTTGCCCATTAATCAGCAGTATGCCACGAAGCACTCGTCGTCGGCTGGCGGAGCACAGCTGCAGGCACCGCTGCCAAGTCCTGGAAGGATCCCAGTGCCGGTAGCCTACATGCCGCAGCAGAAGCACCATTCCCACCACCATGGACCACCTCACCCGCCCCCAGTGCCGCACTATCAGTCGGGAGCAGGCGAGGTCTACCACTCCCTGGCGATTGGAAGCCACCAGCATCAGCATGCGCCCCCACACCCTTCACCTGGTCATGtcaaggagcagcaggcgaTCAACAATTCGGGTGCCTCATATATCGCGTACAAGCCATTAAACCCGACGCATAAG CACAAGACGGTGCAGCATTTTCCGCCGCTACCGCCGTCACCCAAGGAGCAAGTgcagcaaccacagcagcaacagcatcagcaccacctcctgctgcaccaccagcaacaacagcaaccacagcaaTTCGAGATCCTATCACCAAGCTTAGGGGCCCCCCAGTCGCAGCGACAGCGGGGCAAAcaatcaaaaatcaatttaacaCCATTTACAGCGCAGAACACATTGCCGGGACAGTTTATACCCATTATTTATACGCCAGTGAACAGCAAACCGAGCTCCTCCGCCGATGCCATCAATTACAATAACATCCAAAGCAACCTGAAGCAGCCAGAAATTGTCTATAAAAATTCCCATCAAGCACAAATCGTTACGGATTATGCAGCCGGAGCTGCTGCCTCCGCCGAGCAGCCATCATCATCTGTCGAGAAGGAGAGGGGCGGGAAGGTGGTGGAGCAGGAGGACCATGGAGCCcaggaggaggcggtggaggagcCGCAACAGCCGCAACAGCACCAACAAGTGCCAAACAATCCAAG CATCGGCTACGCTTCTGTGTCGGTTCCCGATTCGAGCGCAGTTACCGCCACCACATCCTCCAAAAACGCATTGATAATACATCAGAAATCCCCGCATTTCGGGCACTCTAGTAAATACGAAAGCTACTTCAACATGGCCCCGCCCCCGACTAGTGTTGCTCATCATCCTCACCAGCAGCATCCGCACATGACGCCGCAGGAGAAATATGTGCTTTACTTACAGCAGCGCATGAAACACCAAAAACatcagcatctgcagcagcagcagcaacagaaacaacattACGAATTTTCACATCCGATGGTGCCGGCACAAAGCAATACATTGGCTGGTagccaccagccaccaccACAACACTCCCATCTGCACCCCCATCATTCACAGACCAAGACCCATCACCCCAACAAGTACGATGCCCTCTACGTAAGACCGGATGCGACTGCTGGCCAACAGGTGCTGCACATCCCGCTGCGCGCACTCATGGCCCACGTCCAAGAGCAGTCGCACTCCCAGTCACAATTACAAGCGGAGTCGCAGGCACAGTCGCCGCGCCACGATTACGTCAAGGATGAGCCGCTTGG TTCCCCAGCACCACCGCAGTTTATTGACTACCTAATAGATGGGCCAAGACAATCGCTGGAGGAAGAGCAGCAGCACTCCCAGCATGAGCGTCCATCGGCTCATCAGCCGCCACAGCATGCCTACATCCTGGTGACCACGACAGCTCCACACATCGAGCATCAGCCTGCTCCACAAATGCATCCTGAGATTTCCACACCGCGTCCACCGATTCTCTATAACCAACAGCCCACACTGCGCTTGCAGCCAGTGCATACTTACAAGGCCACCAGGCGTCCCATTTACGTGACAACACCATCGCCCGCGGTGTCGCCCACTTCAAGCCACACGGTAGAGATTACGCCAAAATATGTTTACGTTTCCGGGAAGCCTCCCAGTGCTCACAACCCAGAATTACCGCTTAGAGAACCATCTACGGTAACGCCTATTAAACTTAAGCCCGTTTACAAATACGCCCATGAGCGCCCTCCATTAACGCCTGCATACGTACCAGAGGATCAGGATCAGCTACCAGATATTCGCACCTCATCGCTGGCCGAAATTCTTCACAAGCTTCAAGCGAGCAATCATCTTCCGCAAACCTTAACACCCGAAAACATCGACAACTCCATCAAAACATTGATCCGCATACTGCAAAATCTAAAACAAACCCAAACCATTGTGGCTAATCCTCCGCAGCATCATGAGGAGCACACGTCCAGTTCACAGGACTATGATTACAGTACGGGCAGCGAAGAGGAACACCATTCCCAATCAGATAAGGCGGTTGCCAGACCCAAGGGACCCA ATAAACACCCTGGACCAAGCACTGGAAGACCTGGCATCGATTATCCGAACTATGCGGAGATCCCTCAAACCAGTTTTGAGTGCACCAAGCAACGCTATAAGGGGTTTTTTGGCGATCCGGAAACCAATTGCCAAGTCTGGCATTACTGTGATCTTAACGGAGGAAAGGCATCGTTCCTTTGTCCCAACGGAACCATTTTTAGTCAG aTTGCTTTAACTTGCGACTGGTGGTTTAATGTCAAATGTTCAACGACCGCGCAACTATATGTGCTGAACGAGCGGCTTTACAAGTACATTCTGCCTTTCAATCCAAAGTTCCCCGAGGACTACAATGGCCCTATTGTGGATAA GTATCTGGCCATGAAATTTCAGGAAATGGAGGAAAAGATGCGCAAGGAGAAACAACGCAAGGCGACCCAACAGGCGCAAAAACCCGAAGAAGCACCATCTACTCTACCTGCGCTGCCCAAAAATCACAAGCCAGAACCCAAACATGGCAGCGGAATAAATGCGCAGGTTTATGAGCAAAGCTCTGAGAAAAACTTGCTGATCGATGATGAGATAGATGATATATCGGAGCGTGGCACCTACGATACGTTTGAGCAAACAGCTCCCACAACTATAATGGCACCCACGAGCACGCAGGACACGCAGTCCTTTGTCCTTAAACCAATCGTTGTCTCCTCCACTCCGCAACCGCTGCCAGAGATTGACTTCGAAGTGGAGCCAACAGCTCCAGGCAGCAGCGAAGAGGAGGATCATCTGCAAAGTCTAAGGGAAACTAAGGAAGTGGAGAAGAAAACTCGGGAATCCACAAGGGTGAGCGTGGAAAAGCTGGAGGTAATCGAGATCAAAACCGATGGAAACACCGGACAACTGATGCCCATCAAGAGCAGTAGCAAATGA
- the LOC120321732 gene encoding serine/threonine-protein kinase OSR1 isoform X1: MQLLNLACLKQKVAHIANNNNQNQSKESQERDPKDTGIFGCFAKKEEQHQNPKKKQSEEPRESSHSGSYKVQQKEQEQRESENEHPAIYRQQDEEFHPIKKEKPQKTPPISKQPRPRNTPRSQSQPALNNRRRPGTPPPHTVAAGNGTASRSMTSIPANLSSNNVAGAATLPGAAAPPEKQPWPNSKDDYELRDVIGVGATAVVHGAYCIPRNEKCAIKRINLEKWNTSMDELLKEIQAMSSCFHENVVTYHTSFVVREELWLVLRLLEGGSLLDIIKHKMRTSNCKQGVFDEATIATVLKEVLKGLEYFHSNGQIHRDIKAGNILIGDDGTIQIADFGVSAWLATGRDLSRQKVRHTFVGTPCWMAPEVMEQDHGYDFKADIWSFGITAIEMATGTAPYHKYPPMKVLMLTLQNDPPTLDTGADEKDQYKAYGKTFRKMIVECLQKEPSKRPTASELLKHAFFKKAKDRKYLTQTLLQSGPSMETRVHKAAKRQPGASGRLHRTVTGEWVWSSEEEDNGGSAAGSGSGGRKHPSSDSDSEDRPINRLERADSSDSDRDEPSPEITHSVSSATVTPGAAVGAAATRELTAGMAQLPLPSEAAGEAPPVNLVLRMRNLRRELHDIRFEFVVGKDTAEGIATELVDAGLVDALDTQPMATHLDQLIAASATMKTITFQLSSGVQPGEVPDERSLVGYAQISITD, encoded by the exons ATGCAGTTGCTGAATTTAGCGTGCCTCAAACAAA AGGTGGCACAcatcgccaacaacaacaaccagaacCAAAGCAAAGAATCCCAAGAAAGAGATCCGAAGGATACAGGAATCTTTGGGTGCTTTGCCAAGAAGGAAGAGCAGCATCAAAATCCGAAAAAGAAACAGTCAGAAGAACCCAGGGAGAGTTCCCATTCGGGCAGCTATAAAGTCCAGCAAAAGGAGCAAGAACAGAGGGAATCGGAGAACGAGCATCCAGCCATTTACCGCCAGCAGGACGAGGAGTTTCATCCGATAAAAAAGGAGAAGCCCCAGAAAACCCCACCCATATCCAAGCAACCCCGTCCGCGGAATACCCCAAGATCGCAAAGTCAGCCGGCTTTAAACAACCGACGACGTCCGGGAACCCCACCACCACACACAGTCGCAGCTGGAAACGGAACCGCAAGCAGGAGCATGACCTCCATACCTGCCAATCTGTCTAGCAATAATGTGGCTGGAGCAGCAACCTTACCAGGAGCTGCGGCACCGCCAGAGAAACAGCCGTGGCCAAACTCCAAGGACGATTACGAGCTGAGGGACGTCATTGGTGTGGGAGCCACAGCCGTTGTCCATGGTGCTTACTGTATTCCGAGGAACGAGAAGTGTGCCATCAAGCGCATTAACCTCGAGAAGTGGAACACATCGATGGACGAACTGCTCAAGGAGATTCAAGCCATGTCCTCTTGTTTTCATGAGAACGTAGTCACCTATCACACCTCATTTGTAGTGAGGGAAGAGCTCTGGTTGGTGCTGAGACTTTTGGAAGGCGGTTCGCTGCTGGACATCATCAAGCACAAGATGCGAACGTCTAATTGCAAACAGGGTGTCTTCGACGAAGCCACCATTGCCACGGTGTTGAAGGAAGTGCTGAAGGGATTGGAGTATTTCCACTCGAACGGGCAAATTCATCGAGATATCAAGGCAGGCAACATTTTGATTGGTGACGATGGCACCATCCAAATCGCTGACTTCGGAGTGAGTGCATGGCTGGCTACTGGCAGGGATTTGTCCAGGCAGAAAGTGCGCCACACCTTTGTGGGAACACCCTGTTGGATGGCTCCCGAGGTGATGGAGCAAGATCATGGTTACGACTTCAAGGCGGACATTTGGTCCTTTGGAATAACGGCGATCGAAATGGCCACGGGCACTGCACCCTACCATAAATACCCGCCCATGAAGGTGCTAATGCTGACCCTGCAGAATGACCCGCCCACCTTGGACACGGGTGCGGACGAAAAGGATCAGTACAAGGCTTATGGCAAGACATTCCGCAAGATGATCGTCGAGTGCCTCCAAAAGGAGCCATCGAAGCGTCCCACGGCTAGTGAGCTTTTGAAGCACGCCTTCTTCAAGAAGGCCAAGGATCGCAAGTATCTCACCCAGACACTGCTGCAATCCGGGCCCAGTATGGAGACCAGGGTTCACAAGGCGGCGAAACGGCAGCCAGGAGCTTCGGGTCGCTTGCATCGCACGGTGACAGGCGAATGGGTTTGGTCCAGCGAAGAGGAGGACAATGGTGGCTCAGCCGCCGGTTCTGGATCAGGAGGCAGAAAACACCCCTCCTCGGACTCGGATTCCGAAGATAGACCCATAAACCGATTGGAAAGAGCCGACTCCTCCGACAGCGACCGGGATGAGCCTTCTCCCGAAATAACACATAGTGTTTCCTCAGCCACAGTGACACctggagctgcagttggcgCTGCTGCTACCCGAGAGCTAACAGCTGGCATGGCTCAGTTACCACTTCCCAGCGAAGCCGCCGGCGAAGCGCCACCAGTCAATCTTGTCCTGCGCATGCGCAACTTGCGACGTGAGCTCCACGACATTCGCTTCGAGTTTGTAGTGGGAAAGGATACAGCCGAGGGCATCGCTACAGAACTGGTAGATGCCGGTCTCGTTGACGCGCTGGATACCCAACCGATGGCTACGCATCTGGATCAACTGATAGCTGCCAGTGCAACGATGAAAACGATTACTTTCCAATTGAGCTCCGGCGTGCAGCCGGGCGAAGTGCCCGACGAACGATCGCTGGTGGGATATGCGCAGATCTCCATCACGGACTAG
- the LOC26536038 gene encoding uncharacterized protein LOC26536038 isoform X2, which yields MWIPMGRLSDWLLPLAFVVILVSPSQATGTASQPAPINRSPRGSHNSSGIGDSELSASERSRRLIPYMAFYLPAPELPINQQYATKHSSSAGGAQLQAPLPSPGRIPVPVAYMPQQKHHSHHHGPPHPPPVPHYQSGAGEVYHSLAIGSHQHQHAPPHPSPGHVKEQQAINNSGASYIAYKPLNPTHKHKTVQHFPPLPPSPKEQVQQPQQQQHQHHLLLHHQQQQQPQQFEILSPSLGAPQSQRQRGKQSKINLTPFTAQNTLPGQFIPIIYTPVNSKPSSSADAINYNNIQSNLKQPEIVYKNSHQAQIVTDYAAGAAASAEQPSSSVEKERGGKVVEQEDHGAQEEAVEEPQQPQQHQQVPNNPSSPAPPQFIDYLIDGPRQSLEEEQQHSQHERPSAHQPPQHAYILVTTTAPHIEHQPAPQMHPEISTPRPPILYNQQPTLRLQPVHTYKATRRPIYVTTPSPAVSPTSSHTVEITPKYVYVSGKPPSAHNPELPLREPSTVTPIKLKPVYKYAHERPPLTPAYVPEDQDQLPDIRTSSLAEILHKLQASNHLPQTLTPENIDNSIKTLIRILQNLKQTQTIVANPPQHHEEHTSSSQDYDYSTGSEEEHHSQSDKAVARPKGPNKHPGPSTGRPGIDYPNYAEIPQTSFECTKQRYKGFFGDPETNCQVWHYCDLNGGKASFLCPNGTIFSQIALTCDWWFNVKCSTTAQLYVLNERLYKYILPFNPKFPEDYNGPIVDKYLAMKFQEMEEKMRKEKQRKATQQAQKPEEAPSTLPALPKNHKPEPKHGSGINAQVYEQSSEKNLLIDDEIDDISERGTYDTFEQTAPTTIMAPTSTQDTQSFVLKPIVVSSTPQPLPEIDFEVEPTAPGSSEEEDHLQSLRETKEVEKKTRESTRVSVEKLEVIEIKTDGNTGQLMPIKSSSK from the exons ATGTGGATCCCCATGGGAAGATTGAGCGACTGGCTTCTGCCATTGGCATTTG TTGTCATTCTTGTTTCCCCGAGCCAAGCCACTGGCACTGCGTCCCAACCAGCTCCAATCAATAGGAGTCCCCGAGGCAGCCACAACAGCAGTGGCATCGGCGACTCGGAGCTGAGTGCCTCAGAGCGAAGTCGACGACTGATACCCTACATGGCCTTCTATCTACCAGCGCCCGAGTTGCCCATTAATCAGCAGTATGCCACGAAGCACTCGTCGTCGGCTGGCGGAGCACAGCTGCAGGCACCGCTGCCAAGTCCTGGAAGGATCCCAGTGCCGGTAGCCTACATGCCGCAGCAGAAGCACCATTCCCACCACCATGGACCACCTCACCCGCCCCCAGTGCCGCACTATCAGTCGGGAGCAGGCGAGGTCTACCACTCCCTGGCGATTGGAAGCCACCAGCATCAGCATGCGCCCCCACACCCTTCACCTGGTCATGtcaaggagcagcaggcgaTCAACAATTCGGGTGCCTCATATATCGCGTACAAGCCATTAAACCCGACGCATAAG CACAAGACGGTGCAGCATTTTCCGCCGCTACCGCCGTCACCCAAGGAGCAAGTgcagcaaccacagcagcaacagcatcagcaccacctcctgctgcaccaccagcaacaacagcaaccacagcaaTTCGAGATCCTATCACCAAGCTTAGGGGCCCCCCAGTCGCAGCGACAGCGGGGCAAAcaatcaaaaatcaatttaacaCCATTTACAGCGCAGAACACATTGCCGGGACAGTTTATACCCATTATTTATACGCCAGTGAACAGCAAACCGAGCTCCTCCGCCGATGCCATCAATTACAATAACATCCAAAGCAACCTGAAGCAGCCAGAAATTGTCTATAAAAATTCCCATCAAGCACAAATCGTTACGGATTATGCAGCCGGAGCTGCTGCCTCCGCCGAGCAGCCATCATCATCTGTCGAGAAGGAGAGGGGCGGGAAGGTGGTGGAGCAGGAGGACCATGGAGCCcaggaggaggcggtggaggagcCGCAACAGCCGCAACAGCACCAACAAGTGCCAAACAATCCAAG TTCCCCAGCACCACCGCAGTTTATTGACTACCTAATAGATGGGCCAAGACAATCGCTGGAGGAAGAGCAGCAGCACTCCCAGCATGAGCGTCCATCGGCTCATCAGCCGCCACAGCATGCCTACATCCTGGTGACCACGACAGCTCCACACATCGAGCATCAGCCTGCTCCACAAATGCATCCTGAGATTTCCACACCGCGTCCACCGATTCTCTATAACCAACAGCCCACACTGCGCTTGCAGCCAGTGCATACTTACAAGGCCACCAGGCGTCCCATTTACGTGACAACACCATCGCCCGCGGTGTCGCCCACTTCAAGCCACACGGTAGAGATTACGCCAAAATATGTTTACGTTTCCGGGAAGCCTCCCAGTGCTCACAACCCAGAATTACCGCTTAGAGAACCATCTACGGTAACGCCTATTAAACTTAAGCCCGTTTACAAATACGCCCATGAGCGCCCTCCATTAACGCCTGCATACGTACCAGAGGATCAGGATCAGCTACCAGATATTCGCACCTCATCGCTGGCCGAAATTCTTCACAAGCTTCAAGCGAGCAATCATCTTCCGCAAACCTTAACACCCGAAAACATCGACAACTCCATCAAAACATTGATCCGCATACTGCAAAATCTAAAACAAACCCAAACCATTGTGGCTAATCCTCCGCAGCATCATGAGGAGCACACGTCCAGTTCACAGGACTATGATTACAGTACGGGCAGCGAAGAGGAACACCATTCCCAATCAGATAAGGCGGTTGCCAGACCCAAGGGACCCA ATAAACACCCTGGACCAAGCACTGGAAGACCTGGCATCGATTATCCGAACTATGCGGAGATCCCTCAAACCAGTTTTGAGTGCACCAAGCAACGCTATAAGGGGTTTTTTGGCGATCCGGAAACCAATTGCCAAGTCTGGCATTACTGTGATCTTAACGGAGGAAAGGCATCGTTCCTTTGTCCCAACGGAACCATTTTTAGTCAG aTTGCTTTAACTTGCGACTGGTGGTTTAATGTCAAATGTTCAACGACCGCGCAACTATATGTGCTGAACGAGCGGCTTTACAAGTACATTCTGCCTTTCAATCCAAAGTTCCCCGAGGACTACAATGGCCCTATTGTGGATAA GTATCTGGCCATGAAATTTCAGGAAATGGAGGAAAAGATGCGCAAGGAGAAACAACGCAAGGCGACCCAACAGGCGCAAAAACCCGAAGAAGCACCATCTACTCTACCTGCGCTGCCCAAAAATCACAAGCCAGAACCCAAACATGGCAGCGGAATAAATGCGCAGGTTTATGAGCAAAGCTCTGAGAAAAACTTGCTGATCGATGATGAGATAGATGATATATCGGAGCGTGGCACCTACGATACGTTTGAGCAAACAGCTCCCACAACTATAATGGCACCCACGAGCACGCAGGACACGCAGTCCTTTGTCCTTAAACCAATCGTTGTCTCCTCCACTCCGCAACCGCTGCCAGAGATTGACTTCGAAGTGGAGCCAACAGCTCCAGGCAGCAGCGAAGAGGAGGATCATCTGCAAAGTCTAAGGGAAACTAAGGAAGTGGAGAAGAAAACTCGGGAATCCACAAGGGTGAGCGTGGAAAAGCTGGAGGTAATCGAGATCAAAACCGATGGAAACACCGGACAACTGATGCCCATCAAGAGCAGTAGCAAATGA
- the LOC120321732 gene encoding E3 ubiquitin-protein ligase RNF181 homolog isoform X4, with product MSDYFEELGHEPTGPQGANDLARNLKRLQVLAIMNGIDMEIEVPEASRRAILELPVHEILKSEEDGDLECSVCKEPAEEGQKYRILPCKHEFHEECILLWLKKTNSCPLCRYELETDDPVYEELRRFRQDEANRRERENTIMDSMFG from the exons ATGTCGGACTACTTCGAGGAACTGGGCCATGAACCCACTGGACCACAGGGTGCAAACGATTTGGCCAGAAACCTCAAACGCCTCCAGGTTTTGGCCATCATGAATGGCATCGATATGGAGATCGAGGTGCCCGAGGCCTCCAGGCGAGCCATTCTGGAGCTTCCAGTCCACGAAATCCTGAAATCGGAAGAGGACGGAGACTTGGAGTGCTCCGTTTGCAAGGAGCCTGCCGAAGAGGGCCAGAAGTACAGGATCCTTCCCTGCAAGCACGAGTTCCATGAGGAGTGCATCTTGCTCTGGCTAAAGAAG ACGAACTCCTGTCCCTTGTGTCGTTATGAACTGGAAACTGATGATCCTGTTTACGAGGAGTTGCGCCGGTTTCGGCAGGATGAAGCTAACCGACGGGAGCGGGAGAACACTATCATGGATTCCATGTTTGGTTGA
- the LOC120321732 gene encoding serine/threonine-protein kinase OSR1 isoform X2, translating to MTSIPANLSSNNVAGAATLPGAAAPPEKQPWPNSKDDYELRDVIGVGATAVVHGAYCIPRNEKCAIKRINLEKWNTSMDELLKEIQAMSSCFHENVVTYHTSFVVREELWLVLRLLEGGSLLDIIKHKMRTSNCKQGVFDEATIATVLKEVLKGLEYFHSNGQIHRDIKAGNILIGDDGTIQIADFGVSAWLATGRDLSRQKVRHTFVGTPCWMAPEVMEQDHGYDFKADIWSFGITAIEMATGTAPYHKYPPMKVLMLTLQNDPPTLDTGADEKDQYKAYGKTFRKMIVECLQKEPSKRPTASELLKHAFFKKAKDRKYLTQTLLQSGPSMETRVHKAAKRQPGASGRLHRTVTGEWVWSSEEEDNGGSAAGSGSGGRKHPSSDSDSEDRPINRLERADSSDSDRDEPSPEITHSVSSATVTPGAAVGAAATRELTAGMAQLPLPSEAAGEAPPVNLVLRMRNLRRELHDIRFEFVVGKDTAEGIATELVDAGLVDALDTQPMATHLDQLIAASATMKTITFQLSSGVQPGEVPDERSLVGYAQISITD from the coding sequence ATGACCTCCATACCTGCCAATCTGTCTAGCAATAATGTGGCTGGAGCAGCAACCTTACCAGGAGCTGCGGCACCGCCAGAGAAACAGCCGTGGCCAAACTCCAAGGACGATTACGAGCTGAGGGACGTCATTGGTGTGGGAGCCACAGCCGTTGTCCATGGTGCTTACTGTATTCCGAGGAACGAGAAGTGTGCCATCAAGCGCATTAACCTCGAGAAGTGGAACACATCGATGGACGAACTGCTCAAGGAGATTCAAGCCATGTCCTCTTGTTTTCATGAGAACGTAGTCACCTATCACACCTCATTTGTAGTGAGGGAAGAGCTCTGGTTGGTGCTGAGACTTTTGGAAGGCGGTTCGCTGCTGGACATCATCAAGCACAAGATGCGAACGTCTAATTGCAAACAGGGTGTCTTCGACGAAGCCACCATTGCCACGGTGTTGAAGGAAGTGCTGAAGGGATTGGAGTATTTCCACTCGAACGGGCAAATTCATCGAGATATCAAGGCAGGCAACATTTTGATTGGTGACGATGGCACCATCCAAATCGCTGACTTCGGAGTGAGTGCATGGCTGGCTACTGGCAGGGATTTGTCCAGGCAGAAAGTGCGCCACACCTTTGTGGGAACACCCTGTTGGATGGCTCCCGAGGTGATGGAGCAAGATCATGGTTACGACTTCAAGGCGGACATTTGGTCCTTTGGAATAACGGCGATCGAAATGGCCACGGGCACTGCACCCTACCATAAATACCCGCCCATGAAGGTGCTAATGCTGACCCTGCAGAATGACCCGCCCACCTTGGACACGGGTGCGGACGAAAAGGATCAGTACAAGGCTTATGGCAAGACATTCCGCAAGATGATCGTCGAGTGCCTCCAAAAGGAGCCATCGAAGCGTCCCACGGCTAGTGAGCTTTTGAAGCACGCCTTCTTCAAGAAGGCCAAGGATCGCAAGTATCTCACCCAGACACTGCTGCAATCCGGGCCCAGTATGGAGACCAGGGTTCACAAGGCGGCGAAACGGCAGCCAGGAGCTTCGGGTCGCTTGCATCGCACGGTGACAGGCGAATGGGTTTGGTCCAGCGAAGAGGAGGACAATGGTGGCTCAGCCGCCGGTTCTGGATCAGGAGGCAGAAAACACCCCTCCTCGGACTCGGATTCCGAAGATAGACCCATAAACCGATTGGAAAGAGCCGACTCCTCCGACAGCGACCGGGATGAGCCTTCTCCCGAAATAACACATAGTGTTTCCTCAGCCACAGTGACACctggagctgcagttggcgCTGCTGCTACCCGAGAGCTAACAGCTGGCATGGCTCAGTTACCACTTCCCAGCGAAGCCGCCGGCGAAGCGCCACCAGTCAATCTTGTCCTGCGCATGCGCAACTTGCGACGTGAGCTCCACGACATTCGCTTCGAGTTTGTAGTGGGAAAGGATACAGCCGAGGGCATCGCTACAGAACTGGTAGATGCCGGTCTCGTTGACGCGCTGGATACCCAACCGATGGCTACGCATCTGGATCAACTGATAGCTGCCAGTGCAACGATGAAAACGATTACTTTCCAATTGAGCTCCGGCGTGCAGCCGGGCGAAGTGCCCGACGAACGATCGCTGGTGGGATATGCGCAGATCTCCATCACGGACTAG